The Polyangium aurulentum genomic interval CGTCCATCGCGACGCTCGGCCTCCTCGGCTTCGCACGCGTCTCGCAGGTGCCCAGCGCGACCGCGGCGCCCGTCGTGACCGCCGCCCCGCCGCAGCAGCCCGAGCCCGCCGCAAAGCCGCCCGAGCCCGAGGGGCCGCCGCGCTTCGAGGAGACGCTCGACGTCTCGTCGTTCTTGCGCGGCAACATCCACACGCACAGCTCGTGGAGCGACGGGGACAAGCACCCGAAGCACGTCTACGCGTGGTACCGCAACCACGGCTACGCCTTCGTCGCGCTCACCGACCACGAGAACCGCGCCTCCCCCGAGACGTTCAAGGCGCTCGAACGCAAGAACTTCACGATCATCGCGGGCGAGGAGATCACGATGACCGTCGACGGTCATCCCGTGCATGTCAACGGGCTGTGCACGCGCAAGACGATCGCCGCCGGCGGCCGATACCCGACGAAGAAGGAAGCGCTCGCGCACGCGGTCGAGAGCGTGCGTGCCCAGGGCGGCGTCGCGCTCGTCAATCACCCGAACTTCGACTGGGCGCTGACGATCGACGACGTGCGCGAGGCGCGCGGGGCGCAGCTGCTCGAGATCTGGAGCGGTCATCCATACGTGAACACGGAAGGCGACGCCGAGCGGCCCTCGCACGAGGCCATCTGGGACACGCTCCTCGCCTCGGGCGAACGCTTCGCTGGCGTGGCCGTCGACGACACGCACCACATCGGCCTGCCCAAGAAGGCGGGAACGGGCGCGCGACCGGGCAAGGGGTGGATCGAGGTCTTCGGCGACAAGACGGAGAAGGCGTCGATCTGCGGCGCGCTCGCGAAGGGGCAGCTGTACTCGTCGTCCGGCGTCACGCTGAAGCGGATCCGCGTCGAGGAGACCGCGCTCTCGGTGTGGCCGAAGGAGAAGGGCGCGATCGTCGAGTTCATTGGCGCGGGCGGCACGGTGCTCGAGAAGATCGAGCGCGTGGCGGACGGCCAGGCGACGTATCGCCTGCGCGGCGACGAGCGCTACGTGCGCGCGCGCATCACGACGCCCGACGGCAAGAAGGCCTGGACGCAGGCGTATTTCGTCACGCGCAAGTAGCGCTCAGGATCGCGGCGGCCCCTGCCCCTTGCGACGCGCGAGGAGGATCTCGGCCGCGGTGAGCGCGCGCGGCTGCGCAGGTCCAGCCGCGGGCGGAGCACCGGCGGGCGGGCCGGGCGGAGCCGCTGGGCTCGGCGGACGCGCAGGCTGCGGCACGCGAGGCGCGCTCGCGATCGGCTGCGGAGCGGGCTTTGCGGCGGCGGGTGCGGGCGGAGGTGCGGCGGCAGCACGCTCGCGGGCAGCGCGTTCCTTGGCCTGGAGGAGCGCAGCGACGACGGCGTCGGGCGAGCGCTCGACGGGCCCGTGGTCATCACGCTGGGCCGGACGGCGCAGCGACGCTTGCACGCGCGCGGCCCACGCAACCACCGGCTCCGGGATGGCGAACCTGCGCGCGGCCACCGCGAAGAGGAGGCCGAAGCCGGCGAGCGCGATGAGAAGCTGCGTGACGTCCTCGTACGAGAAGCGCCGCGACGCCCTGTCCGCGAAGATGCCCGCGAGCGTGTCGCGGCGCTTGCCGCCGGTGATCTCGGCGATGCGGCCGAGCAGGGCGACATCGCTGCCCGTCGGACGCAGCTCCTCGCCCGCGGTGAGCGCGGCTCCGCTCGTACCCACGACCTCGCCCGACTGCTCATCCTTGGCGATCGCGATGTACGTGCCCGGCCGCGAGAGCGGGATCGACGCCGAGTAGGCGCCTGCGCCCGATGCTTCGAGCGCGATCTCCCGCGAGAAACCTTCAGGCCCCGCGACGCGCACCACGAGCCGGCGGAACGACTGCGCGCGCCCGTCGTCGCCCGTCACGGTGGCGCGCACGTGGAGCTCGCCGCCCGAGGCATCGGACTCGAGGCGCACGTGGCCGTCTTCGCCCTTCCTCGCGATGTCGCGCGCGAGCTGACCGACGACGCGCGCGGCGCCGGCCCACTCGGTCCAGCGCGCGCCCCAGCGGTCCTTCAGATCGCTCGTGAACGCCGCCGAGCGCCCGACGCCCGCCGACCAGACCGAGAGGATCGGATCGCCCTCGGGCCCGGTGAGCAGCACGCTCGCGCGGCTCTTCGGGATGGTGACCACGTAGCCGAGGAGCGCGGGGGCCTCTTCGATCGCAATGCCCGAGAGGATCGACGACGGCGCGCCGCGGCTCGCCCGGAACTCCTTCTCCACGATCGAGGAGCGCGAGGCGAGGATCGTCTCCTGCGCGAAGACCGAGGGCAGACGGTTGGCGTCCTCGATGAGGTAGAAGCGGCCGTTGCCGAGGCGCGAGAGCACCTCGAGCTCGGGCACGTCGGAGCCGTTGCCGAGCGCGACGACGCTGGTGGTGATGCCGGCGCGCAGCGCGTCCGAGACCTGCGTGCGGCTCGGGCCCATCTGCTCGGCGTCGGCGCCGTCGGCGAAGAGCAGCATGTGCTTGAGGTTGACGCGCTCCTTGGCGAGCGCGGCGTAGCCGGCCGCGAGCGTGATGTCGACGAAGATGCCGCCGCCGCCCGGGCCCACGGCGCGGATGGCTCGATCGATGGCGCCCTTGTCGCTCACCGGGCCGAGCGGGACGCTCCATTTGACGACCGTGTCCACGTGCTCGACGCCGAGCAGATCGCCCGGGCCGAGCAGGGCGGCGGAGCGCGCGGCCGCCTCGTTGGCGAGCTCGAGCTTGGTGTGCGATCCGGCGCTCGCGGCCATCGAGCCGGAGATGTCGATGCCGATGACCTCGGCGAGGCTCGCGCGCCGCCGCTCTTGTTTGAGGTCAAAGGAAACCGGGGAGATCTCCTCGATCGGCGTGCGCGCGTAGCCGCCGGGGCCCATCGAGCGGTCGCCGCCCATGAGCAAGAGGCCGCCGCCGATGTCGCGCACGTACGTCGCGAGCGCGTCCATCTGACCCGGGGACAGGTCCGGGGCGCGCACGTCGCTCAGCACGACGAGGTCGTAGCCGACGAGGCCCGCGAGATCGGTCGGCACGCTGCTCGTCGACCCCTGATCGACGCGAAACGCGGCGGCCTCGAGCGACTTCGCGATGAACGCGCCCTTGCCCGCGTCGCCTTCGAGCACGAGCGCCGAGGCCTGGCCGCGCACGCGCATGAAGGCCGTGCCGCTGTTGTCCTCGGGCGACTCGTCGAGCGCGGGATCGGCGGAGGTGATCTCGACGTCGTAGCGGTGAAACCCCGGGCCTGGAGCCTTCTCGCGGACGCGCAACACGTCCTCGCCGGCGGCGATCTTCGCGCCCGCCTGGGCGATGAGTTCGCCGTCACGCCGGATGCGGATCTCGATGGCGGCGGGGCTCTGCGAGGAGGTGACGATGCGCAGATCGATGGGCTCGCCCTCGTCGGCGCGGGTGGGCGCGCGCAGGGCGACCACGCGGATGTCCGGGATCGTGCGCTGCTCGAGGGGGACCACGTCGATCGGGATCTCGGCGGCGACGGCTGCTGCGGCTGCGGCCATGGTGTCGCCGCGGGTCGCGACGCCGTCGGAGAGCACCACGATGCGCGCGGCGCTGTCGGCGGGGATCTCGGCGAGCGACCTGCGGATCGCGGCGCCTAGATCGGTGCCATCGCGCCCCACGGCCACGCGCTGCGGCGCGGGCAGGTCGCTCTTCGGGCGCGGCGGATCCTCGGTGGCCGCGTCGGCGCCGAAGATCACCGTGCCGATGCGATCCTCGTCGCGCATGCCGAGCTCGGCCACCGACAGCTCCTGCTTGATACGCTGCTCGGCGTTCGGGACGAGATCGACGGAGCGGCTCCGATCGATGGCCACGAGGATGGTGAGCCTGTCGAGCGGACGCCCGATCTCGGGGCCTGCCGCGGCCATCGCTGCGACGAACGCCGCGACCTGCGCGAGCAGATCGCCGAGCCGCGTGCGCCACTTGCCCTGGCCCGTCCAGCCGCTCGCGAGGCGCAAGGCGACGAAGGCCGTGGCGAAGAGCGCGAGCAGCGTGATCCAGGGTCGCGCGAGCCTGAGATGGCCGCCGCTGACGAGCCCCGTCCAGACGATGCCCACGTAGAGCGCGGGCAAGGCGCCTGCGATCATGCCCGCGAGCAGGATCGGCCGGCGCCGAAGGCCCGCGGCCGGGATCACGGCGCGCAAGAACAGCGCGTAGAGCAGCGCGCCGAGCGCGAGCACCGCGAACGGCACGTAGGGGCGGATCTCGGGCGGGATCACGCGGCCCTCCTCTCGGGCGCGGGAGGCCGCTTCGGCGCGCCAGGCGCCGCGCTCGATACGCGCGGCTTGCGGGTCAAGTACCAGACGTCGGCGATCACCAGCGCGAGCGCGCCGAGCGCGAGCACCCAGCCCCACTCGTTGTGCGCGTCGGGCTCGGCGCCCGCGGCCGTGATCTTGAGCTTGTCGTCCCCCGCAGGGACGGGCGGCATGACGCTCGACAGATCGCTCTCGGCGGGGCTCGTGAGGTTCGCCGGGGCCACCAGCGAGCCCGCTTCGGGGCCCTTCCACGCGAGGTGGTAGAAGCCGACCTTCGAGATCTCCGGCACGACCGCGAGCCCACCGCGCAGCGACACGTCGAGCTTCTCGCCGCCCGGGCCCTTCACCTCGACCTCCTTCGCCGAGGCCGGCAGCCGCACGCGGAGCGGCTCGCCCGCGCGCGCAGGTCCGGTGATGCCGTGCGCGCGGTGGATGCGCGCACCCTCGAGCAGGTTGCGCATGAAGAGCACGAAGCTCGCCTTCAGCGGCCAGTCGCTGTCGCCGACGTCGAACCCGAGCAGCGTGCCCGTGCGCGTGGGCGTCGAGATGTCGGTCGCGATGACGCCCTCCTGCGTGCGGATCAGCTCCTGCGTCGGCCCCTCCGGCTTGAGCGCGTTCGCCTTGGCGATGGTCACGCCGTCGAGCGTGAGGAAGCGCAGGCGCGCATCCGCGCTCTCCCACGAGGT includes:
- a CDS encoding PHP domain-containing protein translates to MLGSRSRALAAVLGLASIATLGLLGFARVSQVPSATAAPVVTAAPPQQPEPAAKPPEPEGPPRFEETLDVSSFLRGNIHTHSSWSDGDKHPKHVYAWYRNHGYAFVALTDHENRASPETFKALERKNFTIIAGEEITMTVDGHPVHVNGLCTRKTIAAGGRYPTKKEALAHAVESVRAQGGVALVNHPNFDWALTIDDVREARGAQLLEIWSGHPYVNTEGDAERPSHEAIWDTLLASGERFAGVAVDDTHHIGLPKKAGTGARPGKGWIEVFGDKTEKASICGALAKGQLYSSSGVTLKRIRVEETALSVWPKEKGAIVEFIGAGGTVLEKIERVADGQATYRLRGDERYVRARITTPDGKKAWTQAYFVTRK
- a CDS encoding glutamine amidotransferase translates to MIPPEIRPYVPFAVLALGALLYALFLRAVIPAAGLRRRPILLAGMIAGALPALYVGIVWTGLVSGGHLRLARPWITLLALFATAFVALRLASGWTGQGKWRTRLGDLLAQVAAFVAAMAAAGPEIGRPLDRLTILVAIDRSRSVDLVPNAEQRIKQELSVAELGMRDEDRIGTVIFGADAATEDPPRPKSDLPAPQRVAVGRDGTDLGAAIRRSLAEIPADSAARIVVLSDGVATRGDTMAAAAAAVAAEIPIDVVPLEQRTIPDIRVVALRAPTRADEGEPIDLRIVTSSQSPAAIEIRIRRDGELIAQAGAKIAAGEDVLRVREKAPGPGFHRYDVEITSADPALDESPEDNSGTAFMRVRGQASALVLEGDAGKGAFIAKSLEAAAFRVDQGSTSSVPTDLAGLVGYDLVVLSDVRAPDLSPGQMDALATYVRDIGGGLLLMGGDRSMGPGGYARTPIEEISPVSFDLKQERRRASLAEVIGIDISGSMAASAGSHTKLELANEAAARSAALLGPGDLLGVEHVDTVVKWSVPLGPVSDKGAIDRAIRAVGPGGGGIFVDITLAAGYAALAKERVNLKHMLLFADGADAEQMGPSRTQVSDALRAGITTSVVALGNGSDVPELEVLSRLGNGRFYLIEDANRLPSVFAQETILASRSSIVEKEFRASRGAPSSILSGIAIEEAPALLGYVVTIPKSRASVLLTGPEGDPILSVWSAGVGRSAAFTSDLKDRWGARWTEWAGAARVVGQLARDIARKGEDGHVRLESDASGGELHVRATVTGDDGRAQSFRRLVVRVAGPEGFSREIALEASGAGAYSASIPLSRPGTYIAIAKDEQSGEVVGTSGAALTAGEELRPTGSDVALLGRIAEITGGKRRDTLAGIFADRASRRFSYEDVTQLLIALAGFGLLFAVAARRFAIPEPVVAWAARVQASLRRPAQRDDHGPVERSPDAVVAALLQAKERAARERAAAAPPPAPAAAKPAPQPIASAPRVPQPARPPSPAAPPGPPAGAPPAAGPAQPRALTAAEILLARRKGQGPPRS